A window from Zingiber officinale cultivar Zhangliang chromosome 7A, Zo_v1.1, whole genome shotgun sequence encodes these proteins:
- the LOC121999985 gene encoding WAT1-related protein At2g40900-like, which produces MLKIFILAMLGITIQQNVYYVGLHLISPTVASALGNVIPAFTFLLAIVLRMEKLNLKTVRGRAKLAGAIFCITGSLIFTFWKGHFVGGLCYFTYDPTSFRKS; this is translated from the exons ATGCTAAAAATATTCATTCTTGCTATGTTGGGTATAACAATTCAGCAAAATGTATACTACGTTGGACTCCATCTCATTTCTCCAACTGTTGCCAGTGCCTTGGGCAATGTCATTCCTGCTTTTACTTTCTTATTGGCAATTGTACTGAG GATGGAAAAGCTCAACTTGAAGACTGTAAGAGGGAGGGCCAAGCTTGCAGGGGCCATCTTCTGCATCACTGGTTCCCTGATCTTCACATTTTGGAAAGGTCATTTTGTTGGGGGCCTTTGTTACTTCACCTATGATCCAACTTCATTTCGAAAGTCCTGA
- the LOC121999284 gene encoding trigger factor-like protein TIG, Chloroplastic: protein MKRQSCFKAIAFLLSLFPLPECIQSIIRLSVEVPPAISQECYGEVLDEFSKKAKVPGFRQGKKVPENILLNYIGRQNIQQAVVEATLKKTLPHAMSSVREHNISLPTCSRRQSFIHPIL, encoded by the exons ATGAAGAGGCAATCTTGCTTCAAGGCTATAGCTTTCTTGCTATCTCTCTTCCCCTTGCCTGAGTGCATTCAATCGATT ATTAGGTTAAGCGTAGAAGTTCCTCCAGCAATAAGCCAAGAATGTTACGGAGAAGTCTTAGATGAATTTTCTAAGAAGGCAAAG GTTCCTGGCTTTCGGCAGGGAAAGAAAGTTCCAGAAAATATTCTTCTAAACTACATTGGTAGACAGAACATTCAACAAGCTGTAGTTGAGGCAACTTTGAAAAAAACTCTTCCACATGCTATGTCTTCCGTACGTGAACATAACATTAGCTTGCCAACTTGTAGTAGAAGGCAGTCATTTATCCATCCAATATTATGA